The Gordonia sp. KTR9 genome contains a region encoding:
- a CDS encoding HNH endonuclease family protein — MVVRDLRLRSPALRRLRMRVRWMLSNPRNAPSWPTRRWAALVAVVVTAVAVAVGVDGFRADPDVGPRIRAMASEAAASLAAIPVSASRTDREDYDRSAFGSAWSDAASVPGSANGCDTRNDVLARDLREVDAGPVSSCPRAVLVGELRSPYTGDFVVFRRDRGASAVQIDHIVPLSYAWDMGAWSWTAAKRLDFANDPANLVAVDGHSNQDKSDSEPARWMPPATGFWCQYAIQFVIVTAAYGLAIDEPSRRVLSEALRCGG; from the coding sequence ATGGTGGTGCGTGATCTTCGGCTGCGTTCGCCGGCACTGCGGCGCCTGCGCATGCGGGTGCGATGGATGCTCTCGAATCCGCGGAACGCGCCGTCCTGGCCGACGCGCCGGTGGGCGGCGCTGGTCGCTGTCGTCGTGACAGCGGTGGCGGTCGCGGTCGGCGTCGACGGTTTTCGGGCCGATCCCGACGTCGGTCCGAGGATACGAGCGATGGCGAGTGAGGCGGCAGCGTCCCTGGCCGCGATACCGGTCTCTGCGAGCCGTACCGACCGCGAGGACTACGACCGGTCCGCGTTCGGCAGTGCCTGGTCCGACGCCGCGTCCGTACCCGGGAGTGCCAACGGATGCGACACGCGCAACGACGTTCTGGCGCGAGACCTGCGCGAGGTCGACGCCGGCCCGGTGTCGAGTTGCCCGCGCGCGGTGCTGGTCGGCGAGCTGCGGAGTCCCTACACCGGCGACTTCGTCGTCTTCCGACGAGACCGAGGCGCGTCTGCGGTACAGATCGACCACATCGTCCCGCTGTCGTACGCCTGGGACATGGGTGCGTGGTCGTGGACGGCCGCCAAGAGACTGGACTTCGCGAACGATCCGGCCAATCTCGTTGCTGTCGACGGGCATTCGAATCAGGACAAGAGCGACTCGGAACCGGCGCGATGGATGCCGCCCGCGACGGGCTTCTGGTGCCAGTACGCAATCCAGTTCGTGATCGTCACCGCCGCCTACGGATTGGCGATCGACGAACCATCACGTCGCGTCTTGTCCGAGGCGTTGCGGTGCGGGGGATAG